The sequence below is a genomic window from Aspergillus nidulans FGSC A4 chromosome V.
CACCTCAGCCTTTGCCAACAAAGAtgccgctcctcctcttcatcggggCAGCCGATATTCCAGTCCCCATCGCCAGTCGTATAGAGTGCTCTTGGCCTTAGAGTATCACTTTTCTCGTACACGCTGATCTTCATAAACTCTGCCAGCCAGCCTTTCCACCGGTTCACGTCCTTGAGCTTAAATGGAAAATCGAAGAGGAGACTGGTGTGAATGTGAATCGCGCTTCCAACGGTTGATGAGGTGCAGTGGCTGTGTACGGGAACAGGAAGCTTGAAGTGGGATTCTAGATGGGATTGTATTGTTCCGAGGGCTGTTAGGCCGTGGTTGATGAAGGTGCCGCCGTTGTTGAGGCAGAGGTCGAGGTTTAGGTTGCAGGTGAAGATTACGGGGTACGTGCCGGGGTGGTAGTTGAGGTGTCGGGGGAGGACGCCTTTCTCGCGGAGTTTGATATAGTGGAATCTACACTGTGAACACATGGCATCATAAGTTGAGCAGGGCATCGGTTT
It includes:
- a CDS encoding uncharacterized protein (transcript_id=CADANIAT00003780) → MSSPRPPKPMPCSTYDAMCSQCRFHYIKLREKGVLPRHLNYHPGTYPVIFTCNLNLDLCLNNGGTFINHGLTALGTIQSHLESHFKLPVPVHSHCTSSTVGSAIHIHTSLLFDFPFKLKDVNRWKGWLAEFMKISVYEKSDTLRPRALYTTGDGDWNIGCPDEEEERHLCWQRLRWFLEREGVGVFVYHKPSYM